A stretch of Phragmites australis chromosome 12, lpPhrAust1.1, whole genome shotgun sequence DNA encodes these proteins:
- the LOC133887146 gene encoding momilactone A synthase-like, protein MMHRLIGEARRRAASGMVGGERWLSAAAKGRLEGEIALITGGASGLGKATAHEFIQEGAQAVIIADINSNLGPQTAHELGRKAHFIHCDVTVEESVAAAVDATVARHGRIDIMLNSAGVVGPLSSVTSELARLDLALFDAVMCVNVRGTLAGIKHATRVMAPPEGAGGGSILCMASISGVLGGLGTYPYSVSKFAIAGIVKAAAAELSRHGVRVNCISPYAVPTPMVVDQFSEMLGGAADEAQVAAVIRGLGELKGATCEAVDVARAAVFLASDDAKYVSGHNLVVDGGFTSYKRMNLPLPTKPQE, encoded by the exons ATGATGCACCGGCTCATCGGAGAAGCTAG GAGAAGGGCGGCCTCGGGGATGGTCGGCGGCGAGCGGTGGCTGTCGGCGGCGGCGAAAGGAAG GCTTGAGGGGGAAATTGCACTAATTACCGGAGGAGCAAGTGGGCTAGGTAAGGCGACGGCCCACGAATTCATCCAGGAGGGCGCGCAGGCCGTAATCATCGCAGATATCAACTCCAATCTGGGCCCCCAAACAGCCCACGAGCTGGGCCGAAAGGCCCACTTCATCCACTGCGACGTCACCGTGGAGGAGAGCGTCGCCGCGGCCGTGGACGCCACCGTAGCGCGGCACGGCAGGATAGACATCATGCTCAACAGCGCCGGCGTCGTGGGCCCGCTGTCCTCCGTCACGTCGGAGTTGGCCCGCCTGGACCTTGCCCTGTTCGACGCCGTCATGTGCGTGAACGTACGCGGTACGCTCGCCGGCATCAAGCACGCGACGCGCGTGATGGCGCCCCCAGAGGGCGCCGGCGGCGGATCCATCCTCTGCATGGCGAGCATCAGCGGTGTCCTCGGCGGCCTCGGAACGTACCCGTACTCGGTGTCGAAGTTCGCCATCGCGGGTATCGTCAAGGCCGCGGCCGCCGAGCTGTCGCGCCACGGCGTCCGCGTCAACTGCATCTCGCCGTACGCGGTGCCGACGCCGATGGTGGTGGATCAGTTCTCGGAGATGCTCGGTGGCGCCGCCGACGAGGCTCAGGTGGCGGCCGTCATCAGGGGGCTAGGGGAGCTCAAGGGCGCGACGTGCGAGGCGGTCGATGTCGCCAGGGCCGCCGTGTTCCTCGCCTCGGACGACGCCAAGTACGTGTCTGGGCACAACCTGGTGGTGGACGGCGGGTTCACGAGCTACAAGCGCATGAACCTGCCGCTCCCTACTAAGCCACAGGAGTGA
- the LOC133886402 gene encoding uncharacterized protein At1g05835-like, with the protein MEAKLKIVAFLLLLCHCSRGNAEYCKLSDLAVTQTVLPGKQVNGYPEYSVAVENRCICTQADVKLACSGFNSSLHVDPFVLQPDGDGKLCTLNGGRPVGMGSEHAVKFDYAWSSKFSFEPVSSTIACS; encoded by the exons ATGGAGGCCAAGTTGAAGATCGTCGCGTTCTTGCTGCTCCTATGCCACTGCAGCAGAG GAAATGCAGAGTACTGTAAGCTGTCAGACCTCGCCGTCACCCAAACTGTCTTGCCGGGGAAGCAGGTCAACGGCTACCCGGAGTACTCGGTGGCGGTGGAGAACCGGTGCATCTGCACGCAGGCCGACGTCAAGCTGGCGTGCAGTGGGTTCAACTCCTCCCTGCATGTCGACCCCTTCGTCCTCCAGCCCGACGGCGACGGCAAGCTCTGCACCCTCAACGGCGGCCGCCCCGTCGGCATGGGCTCCGAACACGCCGTCAAGTTCGACTACGCGTGGAGCTCCAAGTTCAGCTTCGAGCCCGTGTCATCCACAATCGCATGCTCCTGA